From a single Agrobacterium tumefaciens genomic region:
- the lptB gene encoding LPS export ABC transporter ATP-binding protein, with protein MFGGGRNPSVEAASQADKARYEGTLIAHGLTKTYNTRRVVNGVSLVVRRGEAVGLLGPNGAGKTTCFYMITGLVPVDSGKIAINGNDVTGMPMYRRARLGVGYLPQEASIFRGLTVEENIRAVLEVHEPDSVKRNRKLDELLEEFHIAQLRKSPAVALSGGERRRLEIARALATDPTFMLLDEPFAGVDPISVSDIQNLVRHLTARGIGVLITDHNVRETLGLIDRAYIIHAGEVLTHGRADDIVNNPDVRRLYLGNNFSL; from the coding sequence ATGTTTGGCGGTGGGCGCAACCCATCCGTGGAAGCGGCATCACAGGCCGACAAGGCCCGCTATGAAGGCACGCTGATCGCGCATGGTCTGACGAAGACCTATAATACGCGCCGGGTGGTCAACGGCGTGTCGCTTGTCGTGCGCCGCGGCGAAGCCGTGGGGCTGCTGGGTCCGAATGGCGCCGGCAAGACAACCTGTTTTTACATGATCACGGGGCTCGTACCCGTCGATAGCGGCAAGATCGCCATCAATGGCAACGATGTGACCGGCATGCCGATGTACAGGCGTGCGCGCCTCGGCGTCGGATATCTGCCGCAGGAAGCCTCGATTTTTCGCGGGCTGACGGTCGAGGAAAACATCCGCGCCGTGCTTGAAGTCCACGAACCGGACAGTGTCAAACGGAACCGCAAGCTTGATGAGCTGCTGGAAGAGTTCCACATTGCCCAGCTGCGCAAGTCGCCGGCAGTCGCACTGTCGGGCGGTGAACGCCGTCGCCTTGAGATCGCCCGCGCTCTGGCGACCGATCCGACTTTCATGCTGCTGGACGAGCCTTTTGCCGGTGTTGATCCGATTTCGGTCAGCGACATCCAGAATCTCGTCAGACATCTGACCGCACGCGGGATTGGTGTTCTCATCACCGACCACAATGTCCGCGAAACGCTTGGCCTCATCGACCGTGCCTATATCATCCATGCCGGTGAGGTTCTGACCCACGGTCGCGCGGACGATATCGTCAACAATCCGGACGTGCGCCGGCTCTACCTCGGCAATAATTTCAGCCTTTAA
- a CDS encoding LptA/OstA family protein — protein MMQVSRPVSLGRSAGVAAAGLVFSCLATVAFAQSTTSNMQGVKLSSDQPIAIESDQLEIRDQERKAYFTGNVKVVQGTTTLQAGKMTVNYKGEGSSLTSGDANIEKIFVDNNVYLTSETQKATADHGEFDMAAQTFILTGKQVVLSEGTNVFTGCKLTVLMNSGQAKLESCGGPVRIMLDPKSQKKQ, from the coding sequence ATGATGCAAGTTTCCCGTCCCGTTTCCCTTGGCAGATCCGCAGGCGTTGCAGCCGCAGGTCTTGTTTTCTCCTGTCTCGCAACCGTGGCTTTCGCCCAGAGCACCACCAGCAATATGCAGGGTGTAAAGCTCTCCAGCGACCAGCCGATCGCGATTGAAAGCGACCAGCTCGAAATCCGGGATCAGGAGCGCAAGGCCTACTTCACCGGAAACGTGAAAGTTGTGCAGGGCACGACCACCCTTCAGGCCGGCAAGATGACGGTCAACTACAAGGGCGAGGGTTCTTCGCTCACCAGCGGTGACGCCAATATCGAAAAAATCTTCGTCGATAATAATGTCTATCTGACGTCCGAGACCCAGAAGGCCACGGCCGATCACGGCGAATTCGACATGGCGGCGCAGACCTTTATCCTTACGGGCAAGCAGGTCGTTCTGTCCGAGGGCACCAATGTCTTCACCGGCTGCAAGCTCACTGTCTTGATGAATTCGGGACAGGCGAAGCTTGAAAGCTGCGGCGGCCCCGTTCGGATCATGCTCGATCCGAAATCGCAGAAAAAACAGTAG
- the lptC gene encoding LPS export ABC transporter periplasmic protein LptC — protein MLERLREPAPAFPLPNDQNGAYERALRHSARVKRLKIILPLSAAVISLAFIAVSLIRTWAPDEVSLESARIEDGKIVMEKPAVAGRNEKGIDYSMNADRALQDIANPNLMTLEKVLAAVPVNDSVAQVIAKEGIFDRATNTLKMTAPFDINLSNGIQAKFQSADVDLKAGKMSSKEPVSIKTNDGAIVAQSIDIADNGKTITFSGQVRARIAASNIKNEAK, from the coding sequence ATGCTTGAACGACTCCGCGAACCCGCGCCAGCATTTCCGCTGCCCAATGACCAGAACGGCGCTTATGAGCGCGCTCTGCGACATTCCGCGCGCGTGAAACGGTTGAAAATCATCCTGCCGCTCAGCGCAGCGGTGATTTCGCTCGCCTTCATCGCCGTTTCGCTCATCCGCACCTGGGCGCCCGACGAGGTTTCGCTGGAAAGCGCAAGGATCGAAGACGGCAAGATCGTGATGGAAAAACCTGCCGTTGCCGGCCGCAACGAGAAGGGGATCGATTATTCCATGAACGCCGACCGTGCGTTGCAGGATATCGCCAATCCCAACCTGATGACGCTGGAGAAGGTTCTGGCCGCAGTGCCTGTCAATGACAGCGTCGCACAGGTGATCGCCAAGGAAGGCATTTTCGACCGGGCCACCAATACGCTGAAGATGACGGCACCTTTTGACATCAATCTCAGCAATGGCATACAAGCGAAGTTCCAGTCTGCGGATGTTGATTTGAAGGCCGGAAAAATGAGCAGCAAAGAGCCCGTTTCGATCAAAACAAACGACGGTGCCATTGTTGCGCAATCGATTGATATCGCCGATAATGGCAAGACTATTACATTTTCGGGGCAGGTACGGGCACGTATCGCTGCATCCAATATCAAAAATGAAGCCAAGTGA
- the sppA gene encoding signal peptide peptidase SppA, whose product MDNMAIADRRRLRRKLTFWRIAAVLLFVVGIFGLYRFFWTEPQQSAKPHIARVEISGLIQDNTELLERLDKIAKSDNVKGLIVSISSPGGTTYGGERIFKAIRGVAEKKPVVSDVRTLAASAGYMIASAGDVIVAGETSITGSIGVIFQYPQVGQLMDKLGVSLQEIKSSPLKAEPSPFHEAPEEAKTMIRAMVMDSYGWFVDLVADRRKLPREDVLKLADGSIFTGRQALANKLVDTLGGEKEIRGYLETHGVAKDLPIVEWRAPSSRSPFSFFSVAQIAKFLGYDDLIPFAGPGQLGADKLFLDGLVSVWQVGPR is encoded by the coding sequence ATGGATAATATGGCGATAGCGGATCGCAGGCGATTGCGCCGCAAGCTGACTTTCTGGCGGATTGCCGCTGTTTTGCTGTTTGTCGTCGGTATTTTCGGCCTTTACCGGTTTTTCTGGACCGAGCCGCAGCAAAGCGCCAAGCCCCATATCGCCCGCGTCGAGATTTCCGGCCTGATCCAGGACAATACAGAACTCCTGGAACGGCTCGACAAGATCGCCAAGAGCGACAATGTCAAAGGGCTGATCGTGTCGATATCCTCGCCGGGCGGCACCACCTATGGCGGTGAGCGCATCTTCAAGGCTATTCGCGGCGTTGCGGAAAAGAAGCCGGTCGTTTCCGACGTCCGCACTCTGGCCGCCTCCGCCGGTTACATGATCGCTTCGGCCGGCGATGTCATCGTCGCGGGGGAAACCTCGATCACCGGTTCGATCGGTGTGATTTTTCAATATCCCCAGGTCGGCCAGCTGATGGACAAGCTCGGGGTCTCGCTGCAGGAAATCAAGTCCTCCCCGTTGAAGGCGGAACCTTCGCCGTTCCACGAGGCGCCTGAAGAGGCAAAGACCATGATCCGCGCCATGGTGATGGACAGCTATGGCTGGTTTGTCGACCTTGTGGCCGATCGTCGCAAGCTGCCGCGTGAGGATGTGCTGAAACTGGCGGATGGATCGATTTTCACCGGCAGGCAGGCGCTCGCCAATAAGCTGGTTGATACGCTCGGTGGCGAAAAGGAAATCCGCGGCTATCTCGAAACACACGGCGTCGCCAAGGATTTGCCGATCGTCGAATGGCGCGCGCCGTCGTCCCGCTCGCCTTTTTCGTTTTTCAGTGTTGCGCAAATAGCGAAGTTTCTGGGATATGACGATTTAATTCCCTTTGCGGGACCCGGCCAGCTCGGTGCGGACAAGTTGTTTCTTGACGGTCTTGTTTCCGTTTGGCAGGTTGGGCCACGTTAA
- a CDS encoding integration host factor subunit beta, which produces MIKSELVQIVAARNPHLYHRDVENIVNAVLDEITDALAGGNRVELRGFGAFSVKNRPSRSGRNPRTGESVFVEEKWVPFFKTGKELRERLNPGMGDEEEDD; this is translated from the coding sequence GTGATCAAATCTGAACTGGTGCAGATCGTTGCTGCGCGTAACCCGCACCTTTATCACCGTGACGTGGAAAACATCGTCAATGCGGTGCTGGATGAAATCACCGATGCCCTGGCGGGTGGAAATCGTGTCGAGCTTCGTGGTTTCGGCGCATTTTCGGTGAAAAACCGACCTTCACGTTCAGGGCGGAACCCGCGCACGGGCGAATCGGTTTTCGTCGAGGAAAAATGGGTGCCTTTCTTCAAGACGGGCAAGGAGCTGCGTGAGCGCCTGAACCCCGGAATGGGTGACGAAGAAGAGGACGATTGA
- a CDS encoding LapA family protein, whose amino-acid sequence MSKKIINLIILLPLAIILVILCVANRQAVTLALNPFRPDDGVLSFTAPFFVFLFLAVIAGVLLGSAATWFAQGKHRKRARIEAREAVRWHDEANRQKATAAAQLPNAGQLPAK is encoded by the coding sequence ATGTCGAAAAAAATCATCAACCTCATCATCCTGCTTCCGCTGGCGATTATCCTCGTCATCCTGTGCGTGGCCAACCGTCAGGCCGTGACGCTTGCACTCAATCCCTTCCGTCCCGATGACGGCGTTCTGTCCTTCACCGCGCCGTTCTTCGTATTCCTGTTTCTGGCCGTCATTGCTGGCGTGCTGCTGGGATCGGCAGCCACATGGTTTGCGCAGGGCAAACATCGCAAACGCGCCCGTATCGAAGCCAGGGAAGCCGTTCGCTGGCATGACGAGGCGAACCGCCAGAAGGCGACTGCAGCCGCGCAGCTTCCGAATGCGGGACAACTCCCGGCAAAGTGA
- a CDS encoding class I SAM-dependent rRNA methyltransferase, protein MKKKDSRPGNRARAGSEKKQVHAARPARRAEAAPKKREPDAVSSVPKPEPKEKVAAAPAIEQAPARPLKQRTGERPAERVPVILESSGAGDFHLIDSGNGLKLEQYGDYRVVRPEAQALWQPSVPDRVWQNADAIFSGDTDEDGMGRWRFPKTALGETWPLSLLGVEFLGRFTAFRHVGVFPEQIVHWEWLKHAVETADRPLKVLNLFGYTGVASLVAASAGAEVTHVDASKKAIGWAKENQALAGLEQAPIRWICEDAMKFIQREERRGSTYDIILTDPPKFGRGTHGEVWQLFDHLPLMLDICREILSPKALGLVLTAYSIRASFYSMHELMRETMRGAGGVVASGELVIREAGLDGKTPGRVLSTSLFSRWEPK, encoded by the coding sequence TTGAAGAAAAAAGACAGCCGGCCGGGCAATCGTGCACGGGCCGGGAGCGAGAAAAAACAGGTTCATGCCGCAAGGCCGGCGCGACGCGCGGAAGCAGCACCGAAAAAGCGCGAACCCGACGCGGTTAGCAGCGTGCCGAAACCTGAACCGAAGGAAAAGGTTGCTGCTGCACCGGCGATTGAGCAGGCACCTGCACGGCCGCTCAAGCAGCGCACCGGTGAACGTCCCGCAGAACGGGTTCCGGTCATTCTGGAATCGAGCGGTGCGGGCGATTTTCACCTGATCGACAGCGGCAATGGCCTGAAGCTCGAACAATATGGCGACTACCGCGTCGTCCGTCCCGAGGCGCAGGCCTTGTGGCAACCGTCGGTTCCTGACCGGGTGTGGCAGAATGCCGACGCCATTTTCAGCGGCGATACGGATGAGGACGGCATGGGCCGTTGGCGCTTTCCGAAGACGGCGCTCGGCGAAACCTGGCCCTTGTCCCTGCTCGGCGTTGAATTTCTGGGCCGTTTCACCGCCTTCCGTCACGTCGGCGTCTTCCCGGAACAGATCGTCCATTGGGAATGGCTGAAACATGCCGTCGAGACGGCTGACCGGCCGCTGAAAGTGCTGAACCTGTTCGGTTACACCGGCGTCGCCTCGCTGGTTGCGGCCTCTGCGGGGGCTGAAGTCACCCATGTCGATGCCTCCAAGAAAGCGATTGGCTGGGCCAAGGAAAATCAGGCGCTTGCCGGGCTTGAACAGGCGCCGATCCGCTGGATTTGCGAAGATGCGATGAAGTTCATCCAGCGTGAGGAGCGTCGCGGCAGCACCTATGACATCATTCTTACCGACCCGCCGAAATTCGGCCGCGGCACCCATGGCGAGGTCTGGCAATTGTTCGACCATCTGCCGCTGATGCTGGATATCTGCCGGGAAATCCTCTCACCCAAGGCGCTCGGCCTGGTGCTGACGGCCTATTCCATCAGGGCCAGTTTTTATTCGATGCACGAGTTGATGCGCGAGACCATGCGCGGCGCCGGTGGCGTCGTCGCGTCAGGGGAACTCGTCATTCGTGAGGCAGGGCTTGACGGCAAGACGCCGGGCCGGGTGCTTTCCACATCGCTGTTCAGTCGCTGGGAGCCGAAATGA
- a CDS encoding TrmH family RNA methyltransferase, with the protein MMKDMRENTTRRVGQVKEVTSLANPIIKDIKALTQKKGREETGTFMAEGLKLVIDALELGWTIKTLVYAKAAKGKPLVEQAAVKTVASGGLVLEVSEKVIASITRRDNPQMVVGIFEQKWASLRDIRPEKGETYIALDRVRDPGNLGTIIRTADAAGASGVILVGDCTDPFSLETVRATMGSVFAMPVARASVEEFLSWKKSAQVSVVATHLSGSVDYRKIDYAGKPVVLLMGNEQSGLPPELAGKADQLARIPQQGRADSLNLAIATAVMLFEARRHLLELAPVK; encoded by the coding sequence ATGATGAAGGATATGCGCGAAAACACGACGCGCCGGGTTGGCCAGGTCAAGGAAGTGACCAGTCTTGCCAATCCCATCATCAAGGATATCAAGGCGCTCACCCAAAAAAAGGGCAGGGAAGAGACCGGTACCTTCATGGCGGAAGGCCTGAAGCTGGTCATCGATGCCCTCGAACTGGGCTGGACGATCAAGACGCTGGTTTATGCCAAGGCCGCCAAGGGCAAGCCGCTGGTGGAGCAGGCCGCGGTAAAGACCGTCGCGTCCGGTGGTCTGGTACTCGAGGTCAGCGAAAAGGTCATCGCCTCGATCACCCGCCGCGACAATCCGCAGATGGTCGTCGGCATTTTCGAACAGAAATGGGCCTCGCTCAGGGATATTCGCCCGGAAAAGGGTGAGACCTATATCGCGCTCGACCGAGTGCGTGATCCCGGCAATCTCGGCACCATCATCCGCACCGCCGATGCGGCTGGCGCCTCGGGCGTCATTCTGGTCGGCGACTGCACCGATCCCTTCTCGCTGGAAACAGTTCGCGCCACCATGGGTTCGGTTTTCGCCATGCCGGTGGCCCGCGCCTCGGTTGAAGAATTCCTGTCCTGGAAGAAATCGGCGCAGGTCAGCGTCGTCGCCACCCATCTCTCGGGTTCCGTGGATTATCGAAAGATCGACTATGCCGGCAAGCCGGTCGTGCTTTTGATGGGTAACGAGCAATCCGGCCTGCCGCCGGAACTGGCTGGCAAGGCGGATCAATTGGCGCGCATCCCCCAGCAGGGCCGTGCCGACAGCCTCAATCTCGCCATCGCAACCGCCGTGATGCTTTTCGAAGCACGGCGACATCTCCTCGAACTGGCACCGGTGAAGTAA
- the lspA gene encoding signal peptidase II: MAKAALFSKFGPAFALIVAALVLDQIVKQLVEAYLPLQEMVPVIPFLALYRTYNLGVAFSMLSDMQGWFIVSMRLVIVVFVLWLWRKTAADRTFAHLGFAFIIAGAAGNLLDRFLYGHVIDYILFHTQTWSFAVFNLADSFITIGAACVILDEFLHARAAKK; this comes from the coding sequence ATGGCCAAAGCGGCACTGTTTTCGAAATTCGGCCCGGCTTTCGCGCTGATCGTCGCCGCGCTGGTGCTGGACCAGATCGTCAAACAACTGGTTGAAGCCTATCTGCCATTGCAGGAGATGGTGCCAGTCATTCCGTTTCTGGCGCTTTACCGCACCTATAATCTCGGCGTCGCATTTTCGATGCTGTCGGACATGCAGGGCTGGTTCATCGTCAGCATGCGGCTCGTTATCGTTGTTTTCGTGCTGTGGCTATGGCGCAAGACGGCAGCGGACCGCACCTTCGCCCATCTCGGCTTTGCCTTCATCATCGCGGGTGCTGCCGGCAATCTTCTCGACCGTTTTCTCTATGGACACGTCATCGACTACATCCTGTTTCATACGCAGACATGGTCCTTCGCCGTTTTCAATCTGGCTGACAGTTTCATAACCATTGGTGCGGCCTGCGTCATTCTTGACGAATTTCTGCACGCCCGGGCGGCTAAAAAGTAA
- a CDS encoding hybrid sensor histidine kinase/response regulator: protein MSELAKLREKVSDGLGLAPVAAQPGDRVDATRQHAGAEHEIGSGPISSYIAISLSVGAFSAALIALAVPYAVTVALASFFGVVLVGVLFYALFGKTAPGKVALAEDLDVRLRQTQNRSLIAEMQESMGDIVVIRNLDRRIVEANRIFREMTGCSAPEGLSCEEIGIAFRPGDKVHAYDVEIATPFGQRIFSWHDAVTRDLASSRLLISSIARDVTEERLALAEREDARLRAEKADAEKARLLATVSHEIRLPLSGMLGMNHLLSQTKINEEQRNYLDGMKQSGQSLVQLVEDLLDYSTMEAGRFKLNPRAENLRRLIESIVEMLAHRAHEKGIEITSFVSPDVPDYLDFDPARLRQVLFNLLGNAVKFTREGGVVIRARMVEGELQMTVEDTGPGMSEREQARIFGEFEQAGPMSQRSAGTGLGLAISARIVREFGGSLTVSSHRGRGSIFTLSFRPGGAPAAMPDPGRRHCLQHTNVLLIAPKGVAAAVTMEAIEAFGGKCVLVHQPEDLQRLQDGAADLGADLTDIIVDRRVSLLFRDALKDWPQQNIRRTLLVSPEERPSTMHVSFDAWLIRPLREKSLIDVLCGRLRGIERRDALNDNHPDVGFSSRLKEGASGVDILVAEDDAVNARIIRAVLEKSGYIVRAVDDFQALRQSLAPGAARLPHLIISDLNMPGGEGLEVLPELLGTLEGERNIPVIVLSGDARADTAEILLKAGAAKVLAKPTDPRQLVEEIRRMLEAKRLSP, encoded by the coding sequence ATGAGCGAACTGGCAAAACTTCGGGAAAAAGTTTCAGACGGCCTTGGGCTGGCACCTGTAGCGGCGCAGCCGGGAGATCGTGTCGACGCAACAAGGCAGCATGCCGGCGCGGAGCACGAGATCGGCTCAGGGCCGATTTCCTCGTACATTGCCATTTCGTTGTCGGTCGGTGCATTTTCCGCCGCGCTGATTGCGCTTGCAGTGCCCTATGCGGTCACCGTTGCCCTGGCATCCTTCTTTGGCGTCGTGCTCGTCGGTGTCCTTTTCTACGCGCTGTTCGGCAAAACTGCCCCAGGTAAAGTTGCGCTGGCCGAGGATTTGGATGTTCGTCTGCGGCAGACGCAGAACCGCTCGCTGATCGCCGAAATGCAGGAATCCATGGGTGATATCGTCGTCATCCGCAATCTGGATCGGCGCATCGTCGAAGCAAACAGGATTTTTCGCGAAATGACGGGATGCTCGGCCCCTGAAGGGTTGAGTTGTGAGGAAATCGGCATTGCCTTCCGTCCGGGCGACAAGGTTCACGCCTATGACGTGGAGATCGCCACCCCTTTCGGACAGCGCATCTTCTCCTGGCACGATGCGGTAACCCGCGATCTGGCCAGCAGCCGTCTTCTCATCAGCAGCATCGCCAGAGACGTGACGGAAGAGCGGCTTGCGCTTGCCGAAAGGGAAGACGCCCGCTTACGCGCCGAAAAGGCCGATGCGGAAAAGGCGAGGCTGCTTGCCACGGTAAGCCATGAAATCCGTCTGCCGCTTTCCGGCATGCTCGGTATGAATCATCTGCTGTCACAAACGAAGATCAACGAAGAGCAGCGTAATTATCTTGACGGCATGAAGCAGTCCGGCCAGTCGCTGGTGCAGCTCGTTGAGGATCTGCTGGATTATTCGACCATGGAGGCGGGCCGCTTCAAGCTCAATCCTCGGGCGGAAAACCTGCGGCGGTTGATCGAGAGCATTGTCGAGATGCTGGCGCACCGCGCCCACGAAAAAGGGATTGAAATCACCTCCTTCGTCAGCCCTGACGTGCCCGATTATCTCGATTTCGACCCGGCAAGACTGCGGCAGGTTCTGTTCAATCTTCTCGGAAACGCCGTCAAATTCACTCGAGAGGGTGGGGTTGTCATCCGGGCGCGCATGGTCGAGGGCGAATTGCAGATGACGGTTGAGGATACCGGTCCGGGCATGAGCGAGAGAGAACAGGCCCGTATCTTCGGTGAATTCGAGCAGGCAGGGCCGATGTCGCAGCGAAGCGCCGGCACGGGCCTCGGGCTTGCGATTTCCGCCCGCATCGTGCGGGAATTCGGCGGCAGCCTCACGGTTTCGAGCCACAGGGGCAGGGGCAGCATCTTCACGCTTTCGTTCCGTCCGGGCGGCGCGCCTGCTGCAATGCCGGATCCGGGCCGGCGCCACTGCCTGCAACACACGAATGTCCTGCTGATTGCGCCAAAGGGTGTGGCCGCAGCGGTGACGATGGAGGCAATAGAGGCCTTTGGCGGTAAATGTGTTCTCGTCCATCAGCCGGAAGATTTGCAAAGACTGCAGGATGGGGCAGCTGACCTCGGCGCCGATCTCACCGATATTATCGTCGACCGGCGCGTTTCACTCCTGTTCAGGGATGCCCTCAAAGATTGGCCGCAGCAGAATATTCGCCGCACCCTGCTGGTAAGCCCGGAGGAACGGCCTTCGACCATGCATGTCTCCTTCGACGCCTGGCTGATCCGGCCGCTGCGCGAAAAATCACTGATCGACGTCCTCTGTGGCCGCCTGCGCGGCATAGAGCGCCGTGACGCGCTGAACGACAACCACCCCGATGTGGGCTTTTCATCTCGGCTGAAGGAAGGGGCAAGTGGCGTCGATATTCTCGTGGCCGAGGATGATGCCGTCAATGCGCGCATCATCCGGGCGGTCCTGGAGAAGAGCGGCTATATCGTTCGTGCCGTCGATGATTTTCAGGCGCTGCGTCAGTCTTTGGCGCCGGGTGCTGCCCGTTTGCCCCACCTCATCATCTCGGATCTCAATATGCCGGGTGGCGAGGGGCTTGAGGTGCTGCCGGAACTTCTCGGCACGTTGGAGGGTGAGAGAAATATTCCCGTCATCGTGCTCAGTGGCGATGCACGTGCCGACACGGCCGAAATCCTGCTAAAAGCCGGTGCGGCCAAGGTTTTGGCCAAGCCAACCGACCCAAGACAGCTGGTCGAGGAAATCCGTCGTATGCTGGAGGCGAAACGCCTTTCCCCATAA
- a CDS encoding GNAT family N-acetyltransferase, whose protein sequence is MVAEIFNHDICENNVVIPPRPESTQGNEGLFGRIGTLETRLARNEREIDAAQSVRYKVFVEEMNARLPADAMRRKRDIDAWDSVCDHLLVLDKAIEGDSEDQIVGTYRLLRQETALANNGFYSASEFDIAGLVARHPGKRFMELGRSCVLPEYRTKRTVELLWQGNWAYAVKHRMDAMIGCASFPGVQPETHALALSFLHHNCVAKGEWEASALPELYREMDLMPAEALNTRKALNAMPPLIKGYMRLGAMFGAGAVVDHAFNTTDVLVVLPVTSIAGRYISYYGGEAERING, encoded by the coding sequence ATGGTTGCCGAAATCTTCAATCACGACATTTGTGAAAACAATGTTGTCATTCCCCCACGTCCTGAGTCGACTCAGGGTAATGAGGGTCTTTTCGGTCGTATCGGTACATTGGAAACCCGGCTCGCGAGAAATGAGCGCGAGATCGATGCCGCGCAATCCGTGCGTTACAAGGTTTTCGTTGAGGAAATGAATGCGCGCCTTCCCGCGGACGCGATGCGGCGCAAGCGCGACATCGACGCCTGGGACAGTGTCTGCGACCACCTGCTCGTACTGGACAAGGCGATCGAAGGTGACAGCGAGGACCAGATCGTCGGCACCTACCGTCTGCTGCGCCAGGAAACGGCGCTCGCCAATAATGGTTTTTATTCCGCCAGCGAATTCGACATTGCCGGGCTGGTTGCGCGCCATCCGGGCAAACGTTTCATGGAGCTTGGCCGCTCCTGCGTGCTGCCCGAATATCGCACCAAGCGCACGGTCGAGCTTCTGTGGCAGGGTAATTGGGCCTATGCGGTAAAACATCGCATGGATGCCATGATCGGCTGCGCCTCCTTCCCCGGCGTGCAGCCGGAAACCCATGCGCTGGCGCTCTCCTTCCTGCATCATAATTGCGTTGCAAAGGGCGAGTGGGAGGCTTCTGCGCTTCCCGAGCTTTACCGCGAGATGGACCTGATGCCGGCGGAAGCGTTGAATACCCGCAAGGCGCTGAATGCCATGCCGCCGCTGATCAAGGGTTATATGCGTCTGGGCGCCATGTTCGGTGCCGGCGCGGTGGTGGACCATGCCTTCAATACGACAGACGTCCTGGTGGTTCTGCCTGTCACGTCCATTGCCGGTCGCTATATCAGCTATTACGGCGGCGAGGCCGAGCGCATCAACGGCTGA